In one window of Pseudomonas benzenivorans DNA:
- a CDS encoding RNA polymerase sigma factor, with product MDDEQQLIRGMQRGDPQAFAAAIEAHHSFLVVMATPLAGPDLAKDVAQETWIKAFAAIAQFEGRAKLRTWLARIALNEARALLRKYKREVAWDAWGADGGSPLAGRFDRDGAWSRPPAGWHHDSPEALLTEAELYQCIREHLHKLPKDQQSVVLLREVAGLEFSEIAQALKLAEGNVRVLLHRGRQRLHAMLEHYEEVGTC from the coding sequence ATGGACGACGAGCAACAGCTGATTCGCGGCATGCAGCGAGGGGACCCGCAGGCCTTCGCGGCGGCCATCGAGGCCCATCACAGCTTTCTGGTCGTCATGGCCACCCCCCTGGCCGGCCCCGATCTGGCCAAGGACGTGGCCCAGGAAACCTGGATCAAGGCCTTTGCCGCCATCGCCCAATTCGAGGGCCGCGCCAAGCTGCGCACCTGGCTGGCGCGCATCGCCTTGAACGAGGCGCGAGCCCTGTTGCGTAAATACAAACGGGAAGTCGCCTGGGACGCCTGGGGCGCCGACGGCGGCTCGCCCCTGGCGGGTCGCTTCGATCGGGACGGCGCCTGGAGCCGCCCGCCGGCCGGCTGGCATCACGACTCGCCGGAGGCCCTGCTCACCGAGGCCGAGCTGTACCAGTGCATCCGCGAGCACCTGCACAAGCTGCCCAAGGACCAGCAATCGGTGGTGTTGCTGCGCGAAGTCGCGGGCCTGGAGTTCAGCGAGATCGCCCAGGCCCTGAAACTGGCCGAAGGCAATGTCCGCGTCCTGCTGCACCGCGGCCGGCAACGCCTGCATGCGATGCTCGAACACTATGAGGAGGTAGGTACATGCTGA
- a CDS encoding zf-HC2 domain-containing protein, whose amino-acid sequence MLSCQEMTELASDIIDRRLNWRTRMAVMLHTRRCDRCQLYIEQLRLTSDTLRRLPLDDEPVDSAAILAASRPPGGPGQ is encoded by the coding sequence ATGCTGAGCTGCCAGGAAATGACGGAACTGGCATCGGACATCATCGACCGCCGCCTGAACTGGCGCACCCGTATGGCGGTCATGCTGCATACGCGCCGTTGCGACCGGTGCCAGCTGTACATCGAACAGCTGCGCCTGACCTCCGACACCCTCCGGCGCCTGCCGCTGGATGACGAGCCGGTGGACAGCGCAGCCATTCTCGCCGCCAGCCGCCCGCCAGGCGGCCCCGGGCAATAA